A single region of the Oenococcus kitaharae DSM 17330 genome encodes:
- a CDS encoding CCA tRNA nucleotidyltransferase translates to MKLVLSEKFKRAVPVLDELEKHGYQAFFVGGSVRDAILGRPINDIDITTDATPSEMKEIFKTADHYAGEKHGTDLVFFQHENYEITTFRVDGQYLDNRHPDKVFFTRKLVDDLARRDFTINAFAMNQQGQVFDYFDGLTDLANRTIKTVGEADQRFSEDALRILRAFRFSSQLNFAIDPSTLAAANDMKANLQAIAVERIYSEFTKLLSGTNPGRSLTQMFQIGIVDFLPGHQLLESVQDLFVNYPGSGQSEDAVNWVKFIYLSQLKSNKLVRYLKQWKMSRHLETQILASIDFLSQKNIGNLDLYKIGETIHIALRAVPRPDAEQLLDRYEHLPMHKDNQLQLDGQDLMALNIPKGPVYGRILDDLKKKVVLLEIENSREILLKEALHDYSNLGTIEK, encoded by the coding sequence ATGAAACTTGTATTATCCGAAAAATTCAAACGAGCCGTACCGGTTCTCGACGAATTAGAAAAACATGGCTACCAGGCCTTTTTTGTTGGCGGGTCTGTTCGAGACGCTATTTTGGGACGGCCCATCAATGATATCGACATTACGACCGATGCGACGCCGTCAGAGATGAAAGAAATCTTTAAAACGGCCGATCACTATGCGGGCGAAAAGCACGGAACCGACCTTGTTTTTTTCCAACATGAAAATTATGAAATCACAACTTTTCGGGTTGATGGCCAGTATTTGGATAATCGTCATCCAGACAAAGTCTTCTTTACGCGAAAATTAGTCGATGACTTAGCCAGACGGGATTTTACGATCAATGCATTTGCAATGAATCAACAAGGCCAGGTCTTCGATTACTTTGACGGGCTCACAGACCTTGCAAATCGAACAATTAAAACCGTTGGAGAGGCCGACCAGCGATTCTCGGAAGATGCTTTGCGTATTCTAAGGGCCTTTCGTTTTTCAAGCCAGCTTAATTTTGCTATTGACCCGTCAACACTGGCTGCTGCCAATGATATGAAAGCAAATCTTCAGGCAATTGCGGTTGAACGTATCTACTCCGAATTTACCAAGCTTCTTTCTGGTACCAATCCGGGACGATCCCTAACGCAAATGTTTCAAATCGGAATCGTGGATTTTTTGCCTGGCCACCAACTGCTTGAATCGGTTCAAGATTTGTTTGTCAACTACCCAGGCAGCGGGCAAAGTGAAGATGCAGTTAATTGGGTCAAATTTATCTACCTCAGCCAGTTAAAATCAAATAAATTAGTTCGCTATCTCAAGCAATGGAAAATGAGTCGTCATTTGGAGACGCAGATACTTGCTTCAATTGATTTCTTGTCTCAGAAAAATATCGGAAATCTCGATCTCTATAAAATTGGCGAAACAATTCATATTGCATTACGGGCGGTTCCCAGGCCTGACGCTGAACAATTATTAGACCGTTATGAGCATTTGCCCATGCACAAAGATAACCAGCTGCAGCTGGATGGCCAAGATCTGATGGCTCTAAATATTCCAAAAGGTCCAGTGTATGGCCGAATTCTTGATGATTTGAAGAAAAAAGTTGTTTTATTAGAAATTGAAAATTCACGGGAAATTTTACTAAAAGAGGCATTACATGATTACAGCAATTTGGGCACAATCGAAAAATAA
- a CDS encoding tetratricopeptide repeat protein translates to MTNFSKQILDNIANAKFDNRPLMKQALQTDSLDTLSELTSELIEQGFTDDARFVLENLKQNHRDNDQINLNLAEIYIEDGDDDQALELLGLINKDSDLYLSAQIDKADLYESEGLTESAEGVLLDLQTVSDNPLVRFALAEFYDAEGESGKSVQLYDYLINQGQDQIADINLHARLAVALTSNGEFEEAVSEFEKIGVKNLSGKELSNLAQAYMQTKEPDKAEAVLKENMENEEATLADYLNLSDIYEQRADYEQQIRTLQLAKSIDPYDLQTRFRLALAQSHLGHFDDADKELTEIIKKDPSKTEAISLLASNLLETKQYSEVISLLNQHIEDEEIDQHYFWYLGMAYFHTDQQQQAEKNLLQVSDYFDDQAGFLKDAFFVFRNTDLTRSQNFLAKYLKLVPDDFDMENYLAE, encoded by the coding sequence ATGACAAATTTTTCCAAACAAATTTTAGATAATATCGCAAACGCTAAGTTTGATAACCGGCCGCTCATGAAACAAGCACTGCAGACGGACTCATTGGATACCTTGTCTGAGTTAACAAGCGAACTGATCGAACAAGGTTTTACCGATGATGCACGTTTTGTTTTGGAAAATTTAAAACAAAATCACAGAGATAACGATCAGATAAATTTGAACCTCGCGGAAATTTATATCGAGGACGGTGATGATGATCAGGCCCTGGAATTGCTGGGGCTGATCAATAAAGACAGTGATTTGTATCTTTCGGCTCAGATTGATAAAGCTGATCTTTACGAATCAGAGGGCCTGACCGAATCGGCGGAGGGCGTTTTGCTGGATTTGCAGACAGTGAGCGACAATCCCTTGGTTCGTTTTGCTCTCGCGGAATTTTATGATGCCGAAGGGGAAAGCGGCAAATCGGTACAGCTGTACGATTATCTGATCAATCAAGGCCAGGATCAGATTGCTGATATCAATCTTCATGCACGTTTGGCGGTGGCACTCACTTCGAATGGTGAATTTGAAGAAGCCGTCTCTGAATTTGAAAAAATCGGTGTAAAAAATCTATCTGGCAAAGAACTGAGTAATCTAGCCCAAGCTTATATGCAGACTAAAGAGCCCGATAAGGCAGAAGCTGTTTTAAAAGAGAATATGGAAAACGAGGAAGCAACTCTAGCTGATTATCTCAATCTCTCGGATATATATGAGCAGCGAGCAGACTATGAGCAGCAGATTCGTACATTGCAATTGGCCAAGTCCATTGATCCATATGATCTGCAGACACGTTTTCGTTTAGCCCTGGCACAAAGTCATTTAGGACACTTTGATGATGCTGATAAAGAATTGACGGAAATCATAAAAAAAGACCCCTCGAAGACGGAAGCGATCAGTCTGCTGGCAAGCAACCTACTAGAGACGAAACAATACTCAGAGGTGATTTCTCTGCTAAATCAGCATATTGAGGACGAAGAGATTGATCAGCATTATTTTTGGTATCTCGGCATGGCCTATTTTCATACAGATCAGCAGCAGCAGGCTGAAAAAAATCTTCTCCAAGTATCAGACTATTTTGATGATCAAGCCGGTTTTTTGAAAGATGCTTTCTTCGTTTTTAGGAACACTGATTTAACACGCTCTCAAAATTTCCTGGCCAAATATCTAAAACTGGTTCCTGACGATTTTGATATGGAGAATTATTTAGCCGAATGA
- a CDS encoding HU family DNA-binding protein, translated as MANKQELVDSVAKATDLTKKDATAAVDAVFDSIASFLKQGEKVQLIGFGNFEVRDRAARTGRNPQTGAEIKIPASKVPAFKPGKALKDTVK; from the coding sequence ATGGCAAATAAGCAAGAATTAGTCGATTCAGTTGCAAAAGCAACCGACCTCACTAAAAAAGATGCAACCGCTGCTGTTGATGCAGTCTTTGATTCAATCGCAAGTTTTTTGAAACAAGGCGAAAAAGTTCAATTGATCGGCTTTGGCAATTTTGAAGTTCGTGACCGCGCTGCCCGTACAGGCCGCAACCCGCAAACTGGTGCGGAGATTAAAATTCCTGCATCAAAAGTTCCAGCTTTCAAACCCGGTAAGGCACTGAAAGATACTGTTAAGTAA
- the der gene encoding ribosome biogenesis GTPase Der, whose protein sequence is MSKKYTIAIVGRPNVGKSTLFNRIVGSRKAIVNDISGVTRDRLYEKAEWNGVQFSLIDTGGISASEDVFVREIKEQAELAIAEADAIIFVVDGHSSLTQDDQLVAKILYRSKQKVYLVVNHLDNAEQHDYIYDFYALGLGDPYPVSAVHGNGVGDLLDQIIDDFKQNDDSAASPVDDDDQIRIAIIGRPNVGKSSIFNDLIQQNRAIVSDIQGTTRDAVDAQFQDDQGQRFTITDTAGIRKSGKIIESTEKYAVLRAQMAVEDADVVLVVIDASAGIQDQDKHIAGLATDEGRAVIIVVNKWDAIEKDDHSMQEFTAAIREEFKFLDYAPILFVSAKTNQRIKQIPEMVVQVDNNHKMRIQSSILNQTILDALALHPTPTKNGKRLRVYYATQVAVAPPTFAIFVNDPKLMHFSYERYLENQIRENFDFAGTPIRLRIRARK, encoded by the coding sequence ATGAGTAAAAAATATACAATTGCGATCGTGGGTCGCCCTAACGTTGGAAAATCAACTCTTTTCAATCGAATTGTTGGAAGCCGAAAAGCGATCGTTAACGATATCTCGGGTGTAACTAGGGATCGTTTATACGAAAAAGCAGAGTGGAATGGCGTCCAGTTTTCATTAATTGATACAGGTGGAATTTCTGCCTCCGAAGATGTTTTCGTTCGGGAAATCAAGGAACAGGCTGAATTAGCCATTGCTGAGGCAGATGCCATTATTTTCGTCGTTGACGGCCATAGCAGCCTGACACAGGATGATCAGCTGGTAGCTAAAATCCTCTATCGCTCTAAGCAAAAAGTTTATCTGGTGGTCAACCATCTAGATAATGCTGAGCAGCATGATTATATTTATGATTTCTATGCGCTCGGCTTAGGCGATCCATATCCAGTTTCGGCTGTCCATGGAAATGGTGTCGGTGATCTTTTAGACCAAATTATTGATGATTTCAAGCAAAATGATGACAGTGCTGCGTCGCCGGTTGATGACGATGATCAAATCCGAATCGCGATTATTGGCCGTCCGAATGTTGGTAAGTCTTCTATTTTTAACGATTTAATTCAGCAGAACCGAGCAATCGTCAGTGACATTCAGGGAACGACGCGTGATGCTGTTGATGCACAGTTTCAAGATGATCAGGGACAGCGGTTTACAATCACCGATACAGCCGGCATCAGAAAATCAGGCAAAATTATCGAGAGTACCGAAAAATATGCTGTTTTAAGGGCCCAAATGGCCGTTGAGGATGCGGATGTGGTTTTGGTGGTGATAGATGCGTCTGCCGGCATTCAAGATCAGGACAAGCATATTGCCGGTTTAGCGACCGATGAAGGTCGTGCCGTGATTATCGTCGTCAATAAGTGGGATGCGATCGAAAAAGATGACCATTCTATGCAGGAATTCACAGCGGCCATTCGAGAAGAATTTAAATTTTTGGATTATGCACCGATTCTTTTTGTTTCTGCCAAAACAAATCAAAGAATCAAACAGATTCCAGAGATGGTTGTCCAGGTCGATAATAACCACAAGATGCGTATCCAATCCTCTATTTTGAATCAGACTATTTTAGATGCTCTAGCATTGCATCCTACGCCAACGAAAAACGGCAAACGTCTGCGTGTGTATTACGCGACACAAGTTGCTGTTGCACCGCCAACTTTCGCGATTTTTGTTAATGATCCCAAATTAATGCATTTCAGCTATGAAAGATATTTGGAAAACCAAATTCGAGAAAATTTTGATTTTGCCGGAACACCAATTCGCTTACGAATTCGTGCGAGAAAATGA
- the cmk gene encoding (d)CMP kinase: MATKIQIAIDGPAGSGKSTIAKIIASKFNYIYVDTGAMYRAVTLFAKLNQIAFEDEDRIAELVSTIALTFVPADPVQRVILDGRDVTSDIRSEEITNNVSLVSSYAKVREEMTERQRQMSENASVVMDGRDIGTTVLPKAQIKIFLVASVDERARRRFKENQAKGMSTSLDDLKQEIIARDYKDSHRLISPLKKASDAIEIDTSHLSIDQVVEKISQIIKTRA, translated from the coding sequence ATGGCAACTAAAATACAAATTGCTATTGATGGACCGGCTGGATCTGGCAAATCAACGATTGCCAAAATTATTGCATCAAAATTTAATTACATTTATGTCGATACCGGTGCTATGTACCGTGCAGTAACGCTTTTTGCCAAATTAAATCAAATTGCGTTTGAAGACGAGGACCGCATCGCAGAATTAGTGTCCACGATTGCCTTAACTTTCGTACCAGCTGATCCAGTTCAGCGAGTTATCTTAGACGGTCGGGATGTGACGTCAGACATCCGTTCAGAAGAAATTACGAATAATGTTTCATTAGTTTCTTCGTATGCAAAAGTGCGTGAAGAAATGACTGAACGTCAGCGTCAGATGAGTGAAAATGCCTCAGTTGTCATGGATGGCCGCGACATTGGGACAACTGTCCTGCCTAAGGCGCAAATTAAAATTTTCTTAGTGGCTAGTGTGGACGAACGTGCGAGACGGCGTTTTAAAGAAAATCAGGCAAAGGGCATGTCGACTAGCCTTGATGATTTAAAACAAGAAATTATTGCCCGAGATTATAAAGATTCGCATCGTTTAATTAGTCCGTTAAAAAAGGCTTCAGATGCAATCGAGATTGATACCAGCCATCTGTCTATCGACCAAGTCGTCGAAAAAATTTCTCAAATTATTAAAACACGCGCATAG
- a CDS encoding LysM peptidoglycan-binding domain-containing protein has product MSDFQPYDPNEDNSENGKNKRAAQSSAAPFQPLNDRFPDSTAGENSQSFQPFSPNSFSSQQDDDSFDFSAAQKAPNSDSFQSFDQSSTGSPFQQPASDFDTGRPAETYFQHSEPEPSEAPDSFRGYEQPNQGFTNNQQDPYSQFDPQEDNNDFGRPTNSFNPNNYSNNQPQQPRQSAPRNTNPIPKGAASRLSRNSVVALVIATLIILLAIPVIGSVIGGRRANNNSGTPSVVTSSSSSSTSSQSTSSSSTSSSSAPASSSSSDAQTSSSSSAAAATSSYTVKAGDTPYAIARANNMTVAELYQLNGLASGATLQPGQVLKVNGN; this is encoded by the coding sequence ATGAGCGATTTTCAACCATATGATCCAAATGAAGACAATAGTGAGAACGGCAAAAATAAGCGTGCCGCACAGAGCAGTGCTGCACCATTTCAACCATTAAATGACCGTTTTCCAGACAGTACCGCAGGTGAAAATTCGCAAAGTTTTCAGCCATTTTCGCCGAATAGTTTTTCTAGCCAGCAAGATGATGACAGCTTTGATTTTAGTGCTGCCCAAAAAGCGCCAAATTCCGATAGCTTTCAATCTTTTGACCAGTCATCGACGGGGTCGCCTTTTCAGCAGCCTGCTTCCGATTTTGACACCGGCAGGCCAGCAGAAACATATTTTCAGCATTCTGAGCCAGAACCAAGTGAGGCACCAGATTCTTTTAGAGGATATGAGCAGCCGAACCAAGGTTTTACTAACAATCAGCAGGATCCTTATTCACAATTCGACCCGCAGGAAGACAATAATGATTTTGGTCGGCCGACCAACAGCTTTAATCCGAATAATTACAGCAATAATCAGCCTCAGCAGCCAAGGCAATCCGCTCCACGCAATACAAATCCGATTCCAAAAGGGGCTGCATCTCGCCTGAGTCGAAATTCCGTGGTAGCTCTTGTTATTGCCACTTTGATCATTCTGCTGGCAATTCCAGTGATCGGTTCAGTAATTGGCGGGCGAAGAGCCAACAATAATTCCGGAACTCCTTCCGTTGTGACAAGCTCAAGCAGCAGTTCGACAAGCAGTCAAAGCACAAGCAGTTCTTCAACGTCTAGTTCGTCTGCACCAGCAAGTTCCAGTTCGTCAGATGCACAGACGAGTTCTAGCAGCAGCGCGGCAGCCGCTACGAGTTCTTATACTGTTAAGGCAGGGGATACGCCATATGCTATTGCAAGGGCGAATAATATGACAGTAGCCGAACTTTATCAATTAAACGGGTTGGCTTCTGGCGCAACCTTGCAGCCGGGACAGGTTTTGAAGGTCAATGGCAACTAA
- a CDS encoding ECF transporter S component — translation MTSNTSNNRSELRKLMITVLFSAASFILMVFPQIPIIPQASFLELELSIIPLLLLSYFVGLKYGLFGLVLRSLLHLILLNKGIATWIGLTTNIAAVLAFMLVFAWLRKRNIWLAIVVATAVLTIVAVLVNIVFAIPLYARFMNFDINKILGFWQYILLMVVPFNIIQGLVWSAIYYPIERFFTKIFKNRL, via the coding sequence ATGACAAGTAATACAAGTAACAATCGAAGCGAACTTAGAAAATTAATGATTACAGTCCTATTTTCGGCTGCGAGTTTTATTTTGATGGTGTTCCCGCAAATACCAATCATTCCGCAGGCCAGTTTCCTGGAATTAGAACTTTCAATTATTCCTCTTTTGCTGTTAAGCTATTTCGTCGGCCTTAAATATGGCCTCTTCGGATTGGTTTTACGTTCTTTGCTTCATTTAATTTTATTGAATAAGGGTATTGCAACTTGGATCGGTTTGACAACTAATATCGCAGCTGTCCTTGCATTTATGCTTGTTTTTGCATGGTTGAGAAAACGGAATATATGGTTGGCGATCGTGGTTGCTACGGCAGTCTTAACCATCGTTGCCGTCCTTGTCAACATCGTCTTTGCAATTCCGCTTTACGCAAGATTTATGAATTTTGATATTAATAAAATTTTAGGTTTCTGGCAATATATCTTGCTAATGGTAGTGCCGTTTAATATTATCCAAGGCTTGGTTTGGAGTGCCATTTATTATCCTATCGAGCGTTTCTTTACAAAAATTTTCAAGAATCGGCTATGA
- a CDS encoding pseudouridine synthase: MNEPQRVQKRIAQAGITSRRKAEQLIIDGQVAVNGKTLTKLGRKVTDQDIISVNGQIINSEKFEYYLLNKPAGYVSSNKSYPNQPSVIELIDSQSRLFSVGRLDQDTTGVLLLTNDGALTQKLTHPKHRIKRIYEALVKGVPTESELADLTKPMRFDNEIFFPQSGKIIEQTSQTQSLLEVTVAEGKNHEIKKILQHIGHPVIKLHRKMFAGISLGRLKAGEYRALTQKEIEKLKQ; this comes from the coding sequence ATGAACGAACCGCAAAGAGTTCAAAAACGCATTGCGCAAGCTGGCATTACATCACGGCGCAAGGCCGAACAACTGATTATTGATGGCCAAGTTGCAGTTAACGGCAAAACCTTAACTAAATTAGGACGAAAAGTGACAGACCAAGACATTATTTCTGTAAATGGCCAAATCATTAATAGTGAAAAGTTTGAATATTATCTGCTCAATAAACCTGCTGGTTATGTTTCTTCAAACAAGAGTTACCCGAATCAGCCCAGCGTGATAGAGCTGATCGACAGCCAGTCGCGTCTGTTCTCAGTCGGACGGCTGGACCAGGACACAACGGGTGTCTTGCTTCTAACGAATGACGGGGCGCTGACACAAAAATTGACGCATCCAAAACACCGAATTAAGCGCATTTATGAAGCGCTGGTCAAAGGCGTACCCACTGAGAGCGAATTAGCTGATTTGACCAAACCTATGAGGTTTGATAATGAAATCTTTTTCCCGCAATCAGGCAAGATCATAGAACAGACCAGTCAGACGCAAAGTTTATTGGAAGTTACTGTTGCTGAAGGAAAAAATCACGAAATAAAAAAGATTCTTCAGCATATCGGCCATCCAGTCATCAAATTGCATCGTAAAATGTTTGCCGGAATATCTTTGGGCCGTTTAAAGGCCGGCGAGTACAGAGCACTAACTCAGAAAGAGATTGAGAAATTAAAACAATGA
- the scpB gene encoding SMC-Scp complex subunit ScpB, producing the protein MNHFDETAALLALIFVAGDDGISLTDLSDVTGFDRSAVQDLLASSEESMAADVKNPLKLVKNEETYRLITKTDFAPLLSKYYQSPIASSLSKASLEALTIIAYKQPVTRVEVDKIRGVNSSGAISRLLFRDLIQESGRKNEIGRPILYTTTDFFLDYFGLKTLGDLPELPDIQNPKDLDIEDQANLFSQRKSFEEGKNE; encoded by the coding sequence ATGAACCATTTTGATGAAACTGCTGCCTTATTGGCTTTAATTTTTGTTGCTGGAGATGATGGCATCAGTTTGACAGATTTGAGTGACGTTACCGGCTTTGATCGTTCGGCAGTCCAAGATTTGTTGGCTTCGTCAGAAGAGAGTATGGCAGCGGATGTCAAAAACCCATTAAAGTTGGTCAAAAACGAGGAAACTTATCGCCTAATCACCAAGACAGATTTTGCGCCTTTATTAAGCAAATATTATCAGTCACCAATTGCAAGCAGTTTATCAAAGGCCAGCCTCGAGGCACTAACTATTATTGCTTATAAACAGCCGGTCACAAGGGTGGAGGTCGATAAAATTCGTGGTGTCAATTCTTCGGGGGCAATTTCTCGGCTGCTTTTTCGGGATTTAATCCAGGAATCAGGTAGAAAAAATGAGATCGGCCGGCCGATTTTATATACTACGACAGATTTTTTTCTAGATTACTTTGGTTTAAAAACACTTGGCGACCTGCCAGAGCTGCCAGACATTCAAAATCCAAAGGATCTGGATATCGAAGATCAAGCCAATCTGTTCTCACAACGCAAATCTTTTGAAGAAGGGAAAAATGAATGA
- a CDS encoding segregation and condensation protein A yields MFVPQEKLTISLSDFNGPLDLLLHLIRTQELDIFDLPIAKVTDQFLQFVHQQLNPSLDSAGEYLYMAANLIKIKSRFLLPTVKQEADQDAENDPRLELVQTLLEYQRYQDVVGQMSKLQQHRALSYTRPVAEIPRGVTVVPLSPGVTLQDLQHAFLSIWQRRLEENPQKRRIERETFSISDKIYQIKELFRNRLADFQIAFDQLFKENHDPDEMITTFLAILELAKDHFLHISQNETQQIYVTKRMAQ; encoded by the coding sequence ATGTTTGTGCCTCAGGAAAAATTAACAATTTCACTAAGCGATTTTAATGGTCCATTGGACTTGCTGCTGCACCTGATTCGCACGCAAGAGCTGGATATCTTTGATCTTCCGATTGCGAAGGTGACCGATCAGTTTTTACAGTTCGTTCATCAGCAGTTGAATCCTTCATTAGACTCGGCAGGCGAATACTTGTACATGGCAGCCAATCTCATTAAGATCAAGTCACGTTTTTTACTCCCGACAGTCAAACAAGAGGCGGATCAAGACGCCGAGAACGATCCTCGTTTGGAACTCGTTCAAACACTTCTGGAATATCAGCGTTATCAAGACGTTGTCGGCCAAATGTCAAAACTTCAGCAGCATCGCGCACTTTCCTACACACGCCCCGTCGCTGAAATCCCTCGCGGTGTTACTGTAGTCCCTTTATCTCCGGGGGTCACATTACAGGATCTCCAACATGCTTTTTTAAGCATTTGGCAGCGCCGTTTGGAAGAAAACCCGCAGAAAAGACGAATTGAGAGAGAGACATTTTCTATATCAGACAAAATTTATCAAATCAAAGAACTATTTCGAAATCGGCTTGCGGATTTTCAGATCGCTTTTGACCAGCTTTTCAAAGAAAATCATGATCCGGATGAAATGATTACGACTTTTCTCGCTATTTTAGAGTTGGCCAAAGATCATTTTCTGCATATCAGCCAAAATGAGACGCAGCAAATCTATGTGACTAAGAGGATGGCCCAATGA
- the xerD gene encoding site-specific tyrosine recombinase XerD: MLAGNKEMNDLLNDYSAYLRSERGLLENSVKSYHQDLSEFVNFLQQQHLNLNSVDRFTILDWLNVQKNAGKSNNSIVHMVSSLRKFFAYMTLDRRLTQNPMEKVTTPKKSSHLPQVLSTQEIEKLLAVPDISTKLGLRNRAMLETMYATGFRVSEICNLKMADLHADLGLVTTVGKGEKQRIVPIGEISLLYISKYLKESRPLLTAKKECPYLFVNNRGSQLSRQGVFKLIKESVSEAGITKDVSPHTLRHSFATHLLENGADLRIVQELLGHSDISTTQIYTQVSEKHLRDQYNKFHPRAN; this comes from the coding sequence ATGCTAGCCGGCAATAAAGAAATGAATGATTTGTTAAACGACTATAGTGCCTATCTGCGCAGCGAGAGGGGACTTTTGGAGAATTCTGTCAAAAGTTATCATCAAGATCTCTCAGAATTCGTTAATTTTTTGCAACAGCAGCATTTAAACTTGAATTCAGTTGATCGTTTTACAATTCTTGATTGGTTGAATGTACAAAAAAATGCTGGTAAATCGAATAATTCGATTGTCCACATGGTTAGTTCCTTGAGGAAATTCTTTGCTTACATGACTTTAGACAGGCGTTTGACACAAAATCCTATGGAAAAAGTTACCACCCCCAAAAAAAGCAGCCATTTGCCGCAGGTTCTTTCTACTCAGGAAATAGAAAAGTTATTGGCAGTGCCGGATATTTCGACAAAGCTGGGTCTAAGAAATCGTGCCATGCTTGAAACCATGTACGCGACAGGTTTCCGTGTTTCTGAAATATGCAACTTGAAAATGGCTGATCTTCATGCAGATTTGGGCCTGGTTACCACAGTCGGAAAGGGTGAAAAACAACGCATCGTGCCAATCGGCGAAATCTCACTGCTCTATATCTCCAAATACTTAAAAGAATCCCGCCCTCTTTTAACGGCAAAAAAAGAATGTCCTTATTTATTTGTCAATAATCGTGGTTCGCAGCTTTCGCGACAAGGCGTCTTTAAATTGATAAAAGAGTCTGTCAGTGAAGCTGGCATTACTAAAGATGTAAGCCCGCATACACTCCGGCACTCGTTTGCCACTCATTTGCTGGAAAATGGTGCCGATCTGAGAATTGTCCAGGAATTGCTTGGCCATTCAGATATTAGTACCACTCAAATCTATACTCAGGTCAGCGAAAAACATCTACGTGATCAATATAATAAATTTCATCCGCGCGCCAATTGA
- a CDS encoding phosphosulfolactate synthase, which translates to MLAYSFLNLGPRQNAPRNGLTMVLDKGLGLNETDDLIATAAGSIDFVKFGWGTSATMDRKFIMTKVQKYIAAGITPYPGGTLLEVALLKNQLDAFFAESKALGFTALEVSDGSTKISAQTRAEIISKAKENDFFVISEVGKKNPDLDHQLSIQMRLEEIRADLAAKADLVIIEAREAGKNIGIYDAQGNIIEEELDQIATIGTEKLIFEAPLKKQQVDLILKFGSQVNLGNIAATDAVSLETLRTGLRGDTVNKIKF; encoded by the coding sequence ATGCTTGCATACAGCTTTCTAAATTTAGGGCCGCGGCAAAATGCGCCACGAAACGGACTGACCATGGTTTTAGACAAGGGACTGGGATTAAATGAAACAGATGATTTGATCGCCACGGCGGCCGGATCAATTGACTTTGTTAAATTCGGATGGGGAACCTCGGCAACGATGGATCGAAAATTCATCATGACAAAAGTTCAAAAATATATCGCAGCCGGTATTACGCCCTACCCCGGAGGTACTCTGCTTGAAGTCGCATTGCTGAAAAATCAACTTGACGCATTTTTTGCCGAAAGCAAGGCATTAGGTTTTACAGCCCTCGAAGTCAGCGATGGTTCGACTAAGATTTCTGCTCAAACCCGTGCTGAAATTATTAGCAAAGCCAAAGAAAATGATTTTTTTGTGATTTCGGAAGTTGGAAAAAAGAACCCCGATTTGGATCATCAATTGAGCATTCAAATGCGTTTGGAAGAAATTCGCGCTGATCTAGCGGCCAAGGCTGATTTGGTGATCATTGAGGCCCGGGAAGCTGGGAAAAATATTGGTATCTATGATGCCCAAGGCAATATTATCGAAGAAGAACTTGACCAAATCGCGACTATCGGCACTGAAAAGTTGATTTTTGAAGCACCACTTAAAAAACAGCAGGTGGATCTCATCCTGAAATTTGGGTCTCAGGTTAATTTAGGAAATATCGCTGCGACAGATGCCGTATCCTTGGAAACATTGAGAACTGGTCTGCGCGGCGACACAGTGAACAAAATTAAGTTTTAA